A window of Ipomoea triloba cultivar NCNSP0323 chromosome 2, ASM357664v1 contains these coding sequences:
- the LOC116010222 gene encoding DNA-directed RNA polymerase I subunit rpa49, with translation MGKKEKKKKLDEENPIPYEEEAENEKQKGEEETLMGKKEKKKKMDVENPIPYEEPENEKQKGEEETLTVKMQTLSSEPDKISPIVGYFASGYDPLTTNSAQQSEATVRVYRNTKRSNRLQLTVSQNGSPVDFVGTNYSGEATAPQLCNYAIGVFDKESQTLKIVPIAGNKVIRLDPKVAGVDIPEDENMEKKQLTAEEKAQKTRALTEMYSNKKSIRKAKKLDTLREQADAGAQHVEGNELINQEALNIAITATDGGRNIPPHDLAATTPQAAYPLDKIIAKGEWDYLSDIFDVLEAGESIPLDVFPSFVCNRTYKLADIKDETQKRRMAGIFSYITHLVKFKDKHSLDGISSAKHHKIPGMLAQKFSSLFGVSVSKRLPAEKIDLLISYVLVLTLYADNFRSDPSDIAKDLRMSVGDLRPRFELLGCKFVHEKRVPLATLPVPLQFIIKRKRRR, from the exons ATggggaagaaggagaagaagaagaagctggATGAGGAAAACCCTATACCATATGAAGAAGAAGCTGAAAACGAGAAGCAGAAAGGAGAGGAGGAGACGCTAATGGggaagaaggaaaagaagaagaaaatggatgTGGAAAACCCTATACCATACGAAGAACCTGAAAACGAGAAGCAGAAAGGAGAGGAGGAGACGCTGACTGTGAAGATGCAAACTTTGAGCTCAGAACCAGATAAAATCTCCCCGATTGTCGGCTACTTTGCGTCAGGTTACGATCCGTTAACAACAAATTCTGCCCAGCAATCGGAGGCCACTGTTAGGGTTTACAGAAATACCAAAAGGAGTAATAGGTTACAGCTCACCGTGAGCCAGAATGGCTCCCCGGTGGATTTCGTTGGGACGAATTATTCCGGCGAGGCTACGGCTCCTCAGCTCTGTAATTACGCGATTGGAGTGTTCGACAAGGAGTCCCAAACGCTTAAGATTGTTCCTATTGCTGGAAACAAG GTTATTAGATTGGATCCTAAGGTTGCAGGAGTTGACATACCAGAAGATGAAAATATGGAAAAGAAACAGCTCACTGCAGAGGAAAAGGCTCAGAAAACCAGAGCTTTAACTGAAATGTACTCTAACAAGAAATCTATTAGAAAG GCTAAGAAACTTGATACTTTGCGGGAACAAGCAGATGCCGGTGCCCAGCATGTTGAAGGGAATGAGCTGATAAATCAAGAAGCTCTTAACATTGCCATCACCGCAACAGATGGTGGCCGCAATATCCCACCACATGATTTGGCTGCCACTACACCTCAGGCGGCATATCCACTGGACAAGATTATTGCCAAGGGAGAGTGGGATTACCTCTCAGATATCTTTGATGTTTTGGAAGCTGGAGAAAGCATTCCGCTTGATGTTTTTCCGAGCTTTGTATGCAACAGAACGTATAAATTGGCAGATATTAAG GATGAGACACAGAAGCGAAGAATGGCTGGGATTTTTTCATACATTACTCATCTTGTTAAGTTCAAGGATAAGCATTCTTTGGATGGCATTTCTTCTGCAAAGCATCACAAAATTCCAGGCATGTTGGCCCAGAAATTCTCGTCACTGTTTGGTGTTTCAGTGTCGAAGAGACTTCCTGCTGAAAAAATTGATCTCCTCATCAGTTATGTACTTGTTCTCACATTATACGCTGACAATTTCCGAAGTGATCCATCAGACATAGCCAAAGATCTCAGAATGAGTGTTGGAGATTTAAGGCCTCGTTTTGAGTTACTGGGTTGCAAATTCGTTCACGAGAAGCGAGTGCCTCTAGCCACACTCCCTGTCCCTCTgcaattcataataaaaaggaaaaggcGAAGGTAG